A genomic segment from Diadema setosum chromosome 11, eeDiaSeto1, whole genome shotgun sequence encodes:
- the LOC140235250 gene encoding mitochondrial import inner membrane translocase subunit Tim8 A-like: MAFNAQQGAGGVDPELARFINLESQRQKFSQLVYALTDTCWEKCVADLRLGNRLENKTETCLVNCVERFIDTTNFIVNRLESVQSSPGSKLGAL; this comes from the coding sequence ATGGCCTTCAACGCTCAACAAGGAGCAGGAGGCGTCGATCCTGAGCTTGCCAGGTTCATCAATTTGGAGTCGCAGCGACAGAAATTCTCTCAGCTGGTGTACGCACTGACCGACACGTGCTGGGAGAAGTGTGTGGCAGACCTCCGCCTGGGGAACCGGCTCGAGAACAAGACGGAAACGTGCTTGGTCAACTGCGTGGAACGATTCATCGACACAACAAACTTCATCGTCAATCGTCTCGAGTCTGTTCAGTCCAGTCCAGGCAGCAAACTTGGCGCATTATGA